From one Pedobacter faecalis genomic stretch:
- the kbl gene encoding glycine C-acetyltransferase, giving the protein MYKTLQPALQQELEQIEKDGLYKRERIIVTPQGADIKVSTGQEVVNFCANNYLGLSSHPAVIEAAKKAIDQYGYGMSSVRFICGTQDVHKQLEAKLSEFLGTEDTILYAAAFDANGGVFEPLFGDQDAIISDELNHASIIDGVRLCKAKRFRYKNADMADLEQQLIAAKDARHRIIVTDGAFSMDGVIAPLDKICDLADKYEALVMIDESHCTGFIGKTGRGTHEHFNVMDRVDIITGTLGKALGGASGGFTSGKKEIIDMLRQRSRPYLFSNTLAPAIAGASVAVLDLLSETTDLRDKLERNTQYFRENMKAAGFDIKEGVHPIVPVMLYDAKLAQEFAAKMLEEGIYVIGFYYPVVGQGKARIRVQLSAAHEQHHLDKAIAAFTKVGKALGVI; this is encoded by the coding sequence CAGTACCGGTCAGGAAGTCGTAAATTTTTGTGCAAATAATTATCTGGGACTTTCATCGCACCCGGCTGTGATCGAGGCTGCCAAGAAGGCGATCGATCAATATGGCTACGGTATGTCGTCCGTGCGGTTCATCTGTGGAACCCAGGATGTGCATAAGCAGCTTGAGGCTAAACTTTCGGAATTTCTGGGTACAGAAGATACGATCTTATATGCTGCGGCTTTCGACGCAAACGGCGGGGTATTTGAGCCTTTGTTTGGCGATCAGGACGCGATCATTTCTGATGAACTGAACCACGCGTCGATCATCGACGGTGTGCGTTTGTGTAAAGCAAAGCGGTTCCGTTACAAGAATGCGGACATGGCCGACCTGGAGCAGCAGCTGATCGCAGCGAAGGATGCGCGTCACCGCATTATCGTTACCGATGGTGCTTTTTCGATGGACGGTGTTATTGCACCGCTGGATAAGATCTGCGACCTGGCCGACAAATATGAGGCACTGGTCATGATCGATGAGTCGCACTGTACAGGTTTTATTGGCAAGACTGGTCGCGGTACCCACGAGCATTTCAACGTGATGGACCGGGTAGATATCATTACCGGTACGCTGGGTAAGGCATTAGGTGGTGCCTCAGGCGGTTTCACATCGGGGAAAAAGGAAATTATTGATATGCTCAGGCAGCGGTCACGTCCGTACCTGTTCTCAAACACCCTGGCTCCGGCTATTGCGGGTGCTTCTGTGGCGGTGCTCGACCTGCTGAGCGAGACGACTGATCTGCGCGACAAGCTGGAGCGCAATACACAGTATTTCCGCGAAAACATGAAAGCTGCCGGTTTTGATATTAAAGAGGGCGTTCACCCGATTGTTCCCGTGATGCTTTATGATGCCAAACTGGCGCAGGAGTTTGCCGCAAAGATGCTGGAAGAGGGCATTTATGTCATCGGTTTTTACTATCCGGTAGTTGGGCAGGGCAAGGCCCGGATCAGGGTGCAGCTTTCTGCAGCGCATGAGCAGCATCACCTGGATAAGGCTATTGCTGCCTTTACCAAGGTTGGTAAGGCTTTAGGCGTGATATAG
- the pheS gene encoding phenylalanine--tRNA ligase subunit alpha, whose amino-acid sequence MLQDKITQYTSEVSAFTTNNADELEQFRIRFLGTKGIIKDLFDAFKAVSPEEKRTLGKVLNEFKQLAEAKYAELKDSSSAVDTGKSADMDLTLPGEGFELGTRHPLALVRREIVEIFNKLGFVVAEGPEIEDDWHNFSALNFPEEHPARDMQDTFFIRKAKPGEDDGKGDIALRTHTSSVQVRMMESGKPPFRAIMPGRVYRNEAISARAHCFFHQVEGLYVDENVSFADLKQTLFYFVQELYGEGTKVRFRPSYFPFTEPSAEMDISCTICKGDGCQMCKQSGWVEILGCGMVDPNVLENCGIDSKKYSGFAFGMGIERISNLKFEIKDLRLFSENDVRFLKQYKSALI is encoded by the coding sequence ATGTTGCAAGATAAGATAACACAATATACTTCGGAGGTTTCGGCCTTTACGACGAACAATGCAGACGAACTGGAGCAGTTCCGGATCAGGTTTTTGGGAACGAAAGGGATCATTAAGGATTTGTTCGATGCGTTTAAAGCGGTTTCACCCGAAGAAAAGCGTACACTTGGTAAGGTCTTAAATGAGTTTAAACAGCTTGCCGAGGCTAAGTATGCGGAACTTAAGGACAGCAGCAGCGCGGTGGATACCGGGAAGTCGGCCGACATGGACCTGACACTGCCCGGAGAGGGTTTCGAACTGGGTACGCGACACCCGCTGGCCCTGGTACGCCGGGAGATCGTGGAGATCTTCAACAAACTTGGGTTTGTGGTGGCCGAAGGGCCGGAGATCGAAGACGACTGGCATAACTTCTCTGCGTTGAACTTTCCGGAGGAGCATCCGGCGCGCGACATGCAGGATACGTTCTTTATCCGCAAAGCGAAGCCGGGAGAAGATGATGGCAAGGGGGATATCGCCTTGCGTACGCATACCTCATCTGTGCAGGTGCGTATGATGGAATCGGGCAAGCCACCTTTCCGCGCTATTATGCCTGGGCGGGTATATCGCAACGAGGCTATTTCGGCCAGGGCACATTGCTTTTTCCATCAGGTGGAGGGGTTGTATGTCGACGAAAACGTGTCGTTCGCTGATCTGAAACAGACCTTGTTCTATTTCGTTCAGGAGTTGTACGGTGAAGGTACCAAGGTACGTTTCCGCCCTTCTTATTTTCCTTTTACGGAGCCTTCTGCGGAGATGGATATATCCTGTACAATCTGCAAAGGCGATGGCTGTCAGATGTGTAAGCAGAGCGGCTGGGTAGAGATATTGGGCTGCGGGATGGTTGATCCCAACGTGCTGGAAAACTGCGGTATAGATAGTAAGAAATACAGCGGTTTTGCTTTTGGCATGGGTATAGAACGTATCTCGAACCTGAAGTTTGAGATTAAGGACCTGCGCTTGTTCTCTGAGAATGACGTGCGCTTCCTTAAGCAATATAAATCGGCTTTAATTTGA
- a CDS encoding TetR/AcrR family transcriptional regulator: MEPDKIKESIIRAAKELFRKYGYHKTSVNEIARKARIAKATMYKYFESKVQILDAILMNYLDLNLREILQNKVQFANEEEHLKALVMKTCRLTYTVCNEFIGWDFVRENANSQEFLKHLSDQLESLLLSAYLELDHFKHNPSRKEGLAFLLKASKSIVFSFAFTSVSDADVRKNFVSFQKEMLPFLVKAAL; encoded by the coding sequence ATGGAACCGGATAAAATTAAAGAAAGTATTATCAGGGCTGCGAAAGAGCTTTTCAGGAAATACGGTTATCATAAAACCAGTGTCAACGAAATTGCACGGAAGGCGCGTATAGCCAAGGCAACGATGTATAAGTACTTCGAAAGCAAAGTGCAGATCCTGGATGCCATTTTGATGAACTATCTTGACCTGAACCTGCGGGAGATTTTGCAGAACAAGGTGCAGTTTGCCAATGAGGAAGAGCATCTGAAGGCATTGGTGATGAAGACCTGCCGGCTGACCTATACGGTGTGCAATGAGTTTATTGGCTGGGACTTTGTGCGGGAGAATGCCAACTCGCAGGAGTTTCTGAAACATCTTTCCGACCAGTTGGAGTCGCTTCTCCTTTCGGCTTATCTTGAACTTGACCATTTTAAACATAATCCTTCGAGAAAAGAGGGGCTCGCTTTCTTGCTCAAGGCAAGCAAAAGCATCGTGTTCTCCTTCGCCTTTACCTCGGTGAGCGATGCCGACGTGCGTAAGAATTTCGTGAGCTTTCAGAAGGAGATGCTGCCCTTCCTGGTCAAGGCCGCGCTCTAG
- the rlmD gene encoding 23S rRNA (uracil(1939)-C(5))-methyltransferase RlmD, with protein sequence MSRNRKSGTVTIIPNLSIIDIAEEGKGVAKADELVVFVERAVPGDVVDVRLTKKKKNFAEGVIERLAKASDLRMPAFCLHFGTCGGCKWQHMGYDAQLQFKQKNVEAALQRLGKIDTSAMEPILGSAQNTYYRNKLEYTFSNKRWLDKQDMTERTEGYDGPAPELEMNALGFHVPLRFDKILDIQHCYLQAEPSNDIRNAVRDYALTHKLSFYDLRNHEGNLRNLIIRTSSTGEIMVAVVFAYVEQEQIEALMAFLQTRFPEITSLLYIVNQKRNDTIFDQEVITYAGRDYIFEEMDGLRFKIGPKSFYQTNSEQAFELYKITKEFAGFKGDELVYDLYTGAGTIANFVARSVKQVVGIEYVPTAIEDAKFNSELNGIGNTLFYAGDMKDILTRDFIVQHGKPDVVITDPPRAGMHADVVERLLEMEAERIVYVSCNAATQARDLALLTGKYEVLRIKPVDMFPHTQHVENVVLLRLKGAAVNG encoded by the coding sequence ATGAGTAGAAACAGAAAATCGGGAACGGTAACCATCATTCCCAATCTTAGCATTATTGATATTGCGGAAGAAGGTAAGGGTGTGGCAAAGGCTGATGAACTGGTGGTTTTCGTGGAACGGGCTGTTCCCGGCGATGTGGTTGATGTACGGCTGACGAAAAAGAAAAAGAATTTTGCCGAGGGTGTTATTGAGCGGTTGGCAAAAGCCTCGGATCTGCGTATGCCTGCCTTCTGTTTGCATTTCGGTACCTGCGGGGGTTGCAAATGGCAGCATATGGGGTACGATGCGCAGCTACAGTTTAAGCAAAAGAATGTAGAGGCTGCCTTGCAGCGCCTCGGCAAGATAGATACTTCGGCCATGGAGCCTATTCTGGGCTCGGCGCAGAATACCTATTACCGCAACAAGCTGGAGTATACATTTTCTAATAAGCGCTGGCTTGATAAACAGGACATGACAGAGCGCACCGAAGGTTATGATGGTCCCGCTCCTGAACTGGAGATGAATGCCCTGGGTTTTCACGTACCGTTGCGCTTTGATAAGATTCTGGATATTCAGCATTGCTATCTGCAGGCAGAGCCTTCAAATGATATCAGGAATGCGGTGCGCGATTATGCGCTGACGCATAAACTTAGTTTTTATGACCTCCGCAATCATGAGGGCAACCTGCGTAACCTGATTATCCGTACGTCTTCTACGGGAGAAATTATGGTGGCCGTGGTGTTTGCCTATGTGGAGCAGGAACAGATCGAGGCACTGATGGCTTTCCTTCAGACGCGTTTCCCTGAGATCACGTCGCTGCTGTATATCGTCAATCAGAAAAGGAATGACACGATCTTCGATCAGGAGGTGATCACCTATGCTGGGCGCGACTATATTTTTGAGGAGATGGACGGACTTCGATTTAAGATAGGGCCGAAGTCTTTTTACCAGACCAACTCTGAGCAGGCTTTTGAATTGTACAAAATCACGAAGGAGTTTGCCGGCTTTAAAGGCGACGAGCTGGTATACGATCTGTATACCGGCGCCGGAACGATAGCCAACTTTGTGGCACGCAGTGTGAAGCAGGTGGTAGGTATTGAGTATGTGCCAACAGCCATTGAGGATGCGAAGTTCAATTCGGAACTGAACGGTATTGGTAATACCTTGTTTTATGCAGGCGATATGAAAGATATCCTGACGCGCGATTTTATTGTGCAGCATGGTAAGCCTGATGTGGTGATCACGGATCCGCCGAGGGCGGGTATGCATGCTGATGTGGTGGAGCGCCTGCTGGAGATGGAAGCGGAAAGGATCGTATATGTAAGTTGTAATGCAGCTACCCAGGCGAGAGACCTGGCCTTGCTGACGGGGAAATATGAGGTGCTGCGGATTAAGCCGGTAGATATGTTCCCGCATACGCAGCATGTAGAAAATGTGGTGTTGCTTCGTTTAAAGGGAGCAGCGGTAAATGGTTAA
- a CDS encoding phosphoribosyltransferase family protein yields the protein MADSQLLILNKTQIQQKINRIAYQILEDNLEEEEVVLAGIWERGYKLAQRLQKVLSEISSLKITLLKIDLDRYNSKLVAATDLDETQWKDKVIILVDDVLNSGKTLAYGLGVFLNTPHKKIRTVVLVDRSHKIFPIATDYVGLQLATVLKEHVDVVMDVEGEEDRVYLS from the coding sequence ATGGCAGATTCTCAATTACTGATTCTTAATAAAACGCAGATACAGCAAAAAATTAACCGCATTGCTTATCAGATCCTGGAAGATAACCTGGAGGAGGAAGAAGTAGTGCTTGCGGGTATCTGGGAACGCGGGTACAAGTTGGCGCAGCGCCTGCAAAAGGTGCTTTCTGAGATATCTTCTTTAAAAATTACTTTGCTGAAAATTGATCTGGACCGGTACAACAGCAAGCTTGTAGCGGCGACCGACCTGGATGAAACGCAATGGAAGGACAAGGTCATCATCCTGGTGGATGATGTGCTGAACAGCGGCAAGACGCTGGCCTATGGCTTAGGTGTTTTTCTGAATACGCCTCATAAGAAGATCCGTACGGTAGTGCTGGTAGACCGTAGCCATAAAATATTTCCTATTGCTACTGATTACGTTGGCCTGCAGCTGGCTACCGTACTTAAAGAACATGTGGATGTGGTTATGGATGTGGAAGGCGAGGAGGATAGAGTGTATCTGAGTTGA
- a CDS encoding 4-hydroxy-3-methylbut-2-enyl diphosphate reductase produces MKYDLTVTIDKGSGFCFGVVYAIDMAEDILDHEDHLYCLGDIVHNDEEVKRLTDKGLRIIDHDKLKELRREKVLIRAHGEAPDTYRLALENELTLIDASCPVVLKLQNRIKNSHDEEEQILIFGKHGHAEVIGLQGQTDGKAIVFQDIAELDQMELPQRFTLYSQTTKSTDKFYQIKEELQNRGYEVKANDTICRQVSNRYSDLEKFVVNYDKIIFVSGKKSSNGKVLFDVCKKYNPNTYFISNREEIDMSWFNPHDKVGICGATSTPMWLMEEVKTYLLDH; encoded by the coding sequence ATGAAATACGATTTGACGGTTACCATTGATAAAGGTTCAGGTTTCTGCTTTGGGGTGGTTTATGCTATTGATATGGCAGAGGATATCCTGGATCATGAAGATCATTTGTATTGCCTGGGCGATATCGTGCACAACGATGAGGAGGTAAAACGTCTGACCGACAAAGGTTTGCGGATCATTGATCATGATAAGCTGAAAGAGCTTCGCCGGGAAAAGGTACTTATAAGGGCGCATGGGGAGGCTCCGGATACGTACAGGCTGGCCCTGGAGAATGAGCTTACGCTGATTGATGCGTCTTGTCCGGTAGTGCTGAAGCTTCAGAACCGTATCAAAAACTCCCATGATGAGGAGGAGCAGATCCTTATTTTTGGCAAGCACGGGCATGCCGAAGTGATCGGTCTGCAGGGCCAGACAGACGGAAAGGCCATTGTTTTCCAGGACATTGCCGAACTGGACCAGATGGAGTTGCCTCAGCGGTTTACACTTTATAGCCAGACCACCAAGAGCACGGATAAATTTTATCAGATCAAGGAGGAATTGCAAAACCGCGGATATGAGGTGAAAGCGAATGACACGATATGCAGACAGGTGTCTAACCGTTATTCGGATCTGGAGAAGTTTGTGGTGAACTATGATAAGATCATATTCGTGTCCGGAAAGAAGTCTTCTAATGGTAAGGTGCTTTTCGACGTTTGCAAAAAATACAATCCCAATACTTATTTCATCTCGAATAGGGAAGAAATAGATATGTCCTGGTTCAATCCGCATGACAAGGTGGGTATCTGCGGGGCTACTTCCACACCGATGTGGCTCATGGAGGAGGTAAAAACTTACCTGCTCGATCATTAA
- the hemH gene encoding ferrochelatase, which translates to MGKKGVLLVNLGTPDSPEVSDVRKYLDQFLMDGRVIDINAFKRTLLVKGIIVPFRSPKTAKLYREIWDENGSPLLYYSKIQADLVQQKLGDEYQVELAMRYQNPSIGAALEKLRAGLVDSIKVIPLFPQYASASTGSVIQNVMEQVSVWPTIPEISFVNSFYDNDLVIETFADNARKYQPETYDHVLFSFHGLPERQLLKCDITGSHCLKKEDCCDTITEVNKFCYSAQGYATARLIAAKLGIPRSGYTVCFQSRLGKEPWVQPYTTDVLKRLAAEGKKRLLVFSPAFVADCLETIYEITVEYHEEFKALGGEHVQLVESLNDDPRFVDALIGMVKA; encoded by the coding sequence ATGGGAAAAAAGGGTGTTTTGTTGGTGAACCTGGGGACTCCGGACAGTCCGGAAGTGAGCGACGTGCGTAAATATCTCGACCAATTTTTGATGGACGGTCGGGTTATTGATATCAACGCTTTTAAAAGGACGCTGCTGGTAAAGGGCATTATCGTTCCTTTCAGAAGCCCGAAAACAGCCAAGCTTTACCGGGAGATATGGGACGAGAACGGTTCTCCGCTTCTTTATTACAGTAAAATACAGGCCGATCTGGTTCAGCAAAAGCTGGGCGATGAGTACCAGGTTGAACTCGCCATGCGGTACCAGAACCCTTCCATTGGCGCTGCGCTTGAAAAGCTGAGGGCTGGCCTGGTGGATAGTATTAAGGTTATTCCTTTGTTTCCACAATATGCTTCGGCAAGTACGGGATCAGTGATTCAGAATGTGATGGAGCAGGTGAGTGTGTGGCCAACGATACCGGAGATATCTTTCGTGAATTCTTTTTACGATAATGATCTGGTTATTGAGACCTTTGCCGACAACGCCCGAAAGTATCAGCCGGAAACTTACGACCATGTTTTGTTCAGTTTTCACGGACTCCCGGAACGTCAGTTGCTGAAATGCGATATCACCGGTTCGCACTGCCTGAAGAAAGAGGACTGCTGCGATACGATCACCGAGGTGAATAAGTTTTGTTACTCAGCACAAGGCTATGCTACCGCCCGTCTGATTGCGGCTAAGCTGGGTATTCCGCGCAGCGGTTATACCGTCTGCTTCCAGTCGCGCTTGGGCAAGGAGCCCTGGGTTCAGCCTTATACCACCGATGTTTTAAAGCGACTGGCCGCTGAAGGCAAGAAACGTCTGCTGGTGTTTAGTCCCGCTTTTGTGGCCGACTGCCTCGAGACGATTTATGAGATCACTGTAGAATATCACGAAGAATTCAAGGCCCTGGGCGGAGAGCATGTGCAGCTTGTGGAGAGCCTGAACGACGATCCGCGCTTTGTGGATGCGCTGATCGGAATGGTTAAGGCTTGA
- a CDS encoding 3-deoxy-D-manno-octulosonic acid transferase, with product MLWLYNISIQLYSLALRLFSLFHPKARLLVRGRKRTFPEIERRLDGSTKHIWFHFASLGEFEQGRPVLEMLREQHPEKPVVITFFSPSGYEVRKNYTNAEGVFYLPADTAANARKFVRLVNPEIAVFTKYEFWYHYFSALHARQIPLILISCIFRPNQIYFKWYGGFSRKILRFVSHFFIQNVESAFLLRRIKVSNLTLSGDTRFDRVAELADTAAQIPLAARFSMGQPVLVAGSTWEADENLLFELVQAYPLWKFIIAPHEVGAANIGRLLKQFPDSKTFTQLQAEESVAEKLDTQVLIIDSIGMLSSLYRYGNIAYIGGGFGAGIHNTLEAAAFGLPIIFGPKYQKFQEAKDLIKAGAAVSIHDASDLKLAFEHFIQTPEVGDIAKTYVEDNTGSTRQITGHLKTLLKP from the coding sequence ATGCTTTGGCTATATAACATCTCCATTCAGCTTTACAGCCTGGCCCTGCGCTTGTTTTCTTTGTTCCATCCAAAAGCCAGATTACTCGTCCGGGGCAGAAAGCGTACCTTCCCTGAAATAGAACGCCGTTTAGACGGCAGCACTAAGCACATCTGGTTTCATTTCGCCTCGCTGGGCGAGTTTGAGCAAGGACGGCCGGTGCTTGAAATGCTCAGGGAGCAACACCCTGAAAAGCCAGTGGTTATCACGTTCTTTTCACCCTCTGGGTACGAAGTACGAAAGAATTACACGAATGCCGAGGGCGTGTTCTACCTTCCCGCCGATACCGCGGCCAACGCCCGGAAGTTTGTAAGACTGGTGAACCCCGAAATCGCGGTGTTCACCAAATATGAATTCTGGTATCATTATTTCAGCGCACTGCACGCCCGGCAGATTCCACTCATCCTGATCTCGTGCATCTTCCGGCCCAATCAAATATACTTTAAGTGGTACGGCGGATTCAGCCGGAAGATTCTGCGTTTCGTCTCGCATTTCTTTATTCAGAACGTGGAAAGCGCCTTTCTGCTTCGCCGCATCAAGGTCAGCAATCTCACGCTGAGCGGCGACACACGATTTGATCGTGTGGCTGAGCTTGCAGATACGGCAGCGCAAATTCCTCTTGCAGCGCGTTTCTCTATGGGGCAACCTGTACTCGTTGCCGGAAGCACCTGGGAGGCCGATGAAAACCTGCTCTTCGAACTGGTTCAGGCATACCCCTTATGGAAATTCATTATTGCGCCGCATGAGGTAGGAGCGGCTAATATCGGGCGACTGTTAAAACAGTTTCCGGACAGCAAAACCTTTACCCAGCTTCAAGCAGAAGAATCTGTCGCGGAAAAACTGGACACGCAAGTACTTATTATTGATAGCATCGGTATGCTGTCGTCACTCTACCGCTATGGAAATATTGCCTATATCGGGGGGGGCTTTGGCGCTGGTATTCACAATACGCTTGAAGCCGCAGCTTTCGGTCTCCCAATAATATTCGGACCTAAATACCAGAAATTTCAGGAAGCAAAAGACCTGATCAAGGCCGGGGCAGCCGTAAGCATTCATGATGCAAGCGACCTTAAATTGGCCTTTGAACACTTTATTCAGACGCCCGAAGTTGGCGATATAGCAAAAACTTATGTAGAAGATAATACCGGTTCAACCAGACAAATCACCGGTCACCTGAAAACGCTGCTCAAGCCTTAA
- a CDS encoding UDP-glucuronic acid decarboxylase family protein yields MKIADGSRRKRVLITGAAGFLGSHLCDRFINEGYHVIGMDNLITGDLRNIEHLFGLENFEFAHHDVSKFVYVSGELDYILHFASPASPIDYLKIPIQTLKVGSLGTHNLLGLAKNKNARMLIASTSEVYGDPNVNPQPEEYWGNVNPVGPRGVYDEAKRFQEAMTMAYHTFHGLETRIVRIFNTYGPRMRLNDGRVLPAFIGQALRGEDLTVFGDGSQTRSFCYVDDLIEGIYRLLLSDYAQPVNIGNPDEITIRQFGEEIIKLTGTKQKLVLRDLPVDDPKQRRPDITKAKEILGWEPKVSRAEGLKITYEYFKSLPKEALVNIEHKDFSTYNR; encoded by the coding sequence ATGAAAATAGCTGACGGATCGAGGAGAAAACGTGTGTTGATTACTGGTGCTGCGGGTTTTCTTGGCTCTCACCTGTGCGACAGGTTTATTAACGAGGGTTACCATGTGATCGGCATGGATAACCTCATTACCGGGGATCTTAGAAATATTGAGCATTTGTTCGGGCTTGAGAATTTTGAGTTTGCGCATCATGACGTTTCTAAGTTCGTCTACGTGTCGGGCGAACTGGACTACATCCTGCATTTCGCATCACCTGCCAGTCCGATCGATTACCTTAAAATCCCGATTCAGACGCTTAAAGTGGGTTCGCTGGGTACGCACAACCTGCTTGGCCTTGCCAAGAACAAGAATGCACGGATGCTGATTGCTTCTACTTCTGAGGTGTATGGTGACCCGAATGTGAATCCGCAGCCTGAGGAGTACTGGGGCAATGTGAATCCGGTTGGCCCGAGAGGCGTTTACGATGAGGCGAAGCGTTTTCAGGAGGCTATGACGATGGCTTACCATACATTTCACGGACTGGAAACGCGCATTGTGAGGATATTTAATACCTACGGACCAAGGATGCGGCTGAACGACGGCAGGGTACTCCCCGCTTTTATTGGGCAGGCACTGCGCGGCGAAGACCTGACGGTGTTTGGGGACGGCTCGCAGACGCGTTCATTCTGTTACGTGGATGATCTTATTGAGGGAATTTACCGTTTGCTGCTGAGTGATTATGCCCAGCCGGTAAATATTGGTAACCCCGATGAAATTACGATCAGGCAGTTTGGTGAGGAGATCATTAAACTGACGGGTACCAAGCAAAAGCTTGTGCTTCGTGACTTGCCGGTGGATGATCCGAAACAGCGCAGACCGGACATCACAAAAGCTAAAGAGATACTGGGCTGGGAACCTAAAGTGAGCAGGGCTGAGGGTTTGAAGATCACCTATGAATACTTCAAGTCTTTGCCCAAAGAAGCGCTCGTAAATATTGAACACAAAGATTTTTCTACTTATAACCGATAA
- the galE gene encoding UDP-glucose 4-epimerase GalE: protein MSKILVTGGTGFIGSHTVVELYNAGYDVVVIDNLSNSHPKVLDQIEAITGKRPEFASLDLCDEAAVNAFAEAHRDISGVIHFAAFKAVGESVREPLKYYRNNFYSLINLINAYNSTLNLVFSSSCTVYGQPDELPVTEEAPVKRAESPYGNTKQVSEEILRETCAVSEELRVISLRYFNPVGAHETALIGELPIGVPQNLVPFITQSAIGKRGPITVYGNDYNTPDGSAIRDYIHVVDLAKAHVAAIRRLEEKRAAENYEVFNLGTGRGTSVLEVIHAFEASTGQKLNYQIGPRREGDVEQVWGDVSKSSRDLGWTAELGIEDMMSSAWKWEQYIRDNPF from the coding sequence ATGTCTAAGATTTTGGTGACCGGGGGTACCGGTTTCATTGGTTCGCATACGGTGGTTGAACTGTACAATGCCGGCTATGATGTTGTTGTGATAGATAACTTGTCTAACTCGCACCCTAAGGTGCTAGACCAGATTGAAGCGATTACGGGAAAGCGACCGGAGTTCGCCTCGCTGGATTTGTGTGACGAGGCTGCCGTGAATGCTTTTGCTGAAGCGCACCGGGACATCTCAGGGGTGATCCATTTTGCGGCTTTTAAGGCTGTGGGTGAATCGGTACGCGAGCCCTTGAAATATTACAGAAATAACTTTTATTCACTGATCAACCTGATCAATGCCTATAACAGCACACTGAACCTGGTGTTTTCGTCTTCTTGTACGGTATACGGGCAGCCGGACGAACTTCCGGTTACCGAGGAAGCGCCGGTAAAACGGGCGGAGTCGCCCTATGGCAATACCAAGCAGGTTTCGGAAGAAATACTGAGAGAGACCTGTGCGGTTAGCGAGGAACTTAGGGTCATTTCCCTTCGGTATTTTAACCCGGTCGGCGCGCATGAAACTGCCCTGATCGGTGAGCTTCCGATAGGTGTACCGCAAAACTTGGTGCCGTTCATTACGCAGTCGGCCATTGGTAAGCGCGGACCTATTACCGTGTATGGCAACGATTACAACACGCCCGATGGCTCGGCGATCCGGGATTATATCCATGTGGTGGATCTGGCTAAAGCTCATGTGGCCGCGATAAGGCGACTTGAAGAGAAGCGTGCTGCTGAAAACTACGAGGTATTTAACCTCGGTACCGGCCGGGGTACTTCTGTGCTTGAGGTTATTCATGCTTTCGAGGCATCTACCGGTCAGAAACTAAACTACCAGATCGGGCCAAGAAGGGAAGGTGACGTGGAACAGGTTTGGGGTGATGTATCGAAGTCGTCGAGAGACCTGGGCTGGACTGCTGAACTTGGTATTGAAGATATGATGTCTTCGGCCTGGAAGTGGGAGCAGTATATCCGGGATAATCCCTTTTAA